From Desulfonatronum thiodismutans, a single genomic window includes:
- a CDS encoding AI-2E family transporter → MRLIRDWFQRHFSDPQVVILVGMLIVVFAGIYFLGRMVVPFLTGLVMAYLLEGLVRFLTSWRVPRLLAVLIVFFGFMTGSFFALFWLLPMLTKQIAQLVQQIPGLITHTQALLLQLPERYPKFITDEQVVQFTTALRNELFTFGQKLLTFSVASVTGLITIIVYLIIVPMLIFFFLKDKEKIVSWLRAFLPKERTLASQVWQEVDNQIGNYIRGKFWEILIVWGATYATFLWLGLQYAMLLGLVVGLSVLIPYIGAAVVTLPVAIVAYAQWGFGDELLYVLIAYAVIQAIDGNILAPLLFSEVVDIHPVAIILAILVFGGLWGFWGIFFAIPLATVVQAVLRAWPRSIPPPPESTDPGLPRGE, encoded by the coding sequence ATGCGCCTGATACGAGACTGGTTTCAACGACATTTCAGCGACCCCCAGGTTGTGATCCTGGTGGGCATGCTGATCGTCGTGTTTGCCGGAATCTACTTCCTGGGACGGATGGTGGTGCCGTTTCTGACCGGGTTGGTCATGGCCTATCTGCTGGAAGGATTGGTGAGGTTTCTGACCAGTTGGCGCGTTCCTCGACTCCTGGCCGTGCTGATCGTTTTTTTCGGATTCATGACCGGGTCGTTCTTCGCCTTGTTTTGGCTGCTGCCCATGTTGACCAAGCAGATCGCCCAACTGGTTCAACAGATTCCCGGCCTGATCACCCACACCCAAGCCCTGCTGCTCCAGCTCCCGGAGCGCTATCCCAAATTCATCACCGACGAACAGGTGGTCCAGTTCACCACGGCGCTGCGCAACGAACTGTTCACCTTCGGCCAAAAACTGCTGACCTTTTCCGTGGCCTCGGTCACCGGGTTGATCACCATCATCGTGTACTTGATCATCGTGCCCATGCTGATCTTCTTTTTCCTCAAGGACAAAGAGAAAATCGTGAGCTGGCTGCGGGCCTTCCTGCCCAAGGAGCGCACCCTGGCCTCACAGGTCTGGCAGGAAGTGGACAACCAGATCGGCAACTACATCCGGGGAAAATTCTGGGAAATCCTGATAGTCTGGGGCGCGACCTACGCCACCTTCCTCTGGCTCGGTCTGCAGTACGCCATGCTGCTCGGGCTGGTGGTGGGCCTTTCCGTGCTGATTCCCTATATCGGGGCCGCCGTGGTCACCTTGCCCGTGGCCATTGTGGCCTACGCCCAATGGGGGTTCGGCGACGAACTGCTGTACGTGCTCATCGCCTACGCCGTGATCCAGGCCATTGACGGCAACATCCTCGCGCCCCTGCTCTTTTCCGAAGTGGTGGACATCCACCCCGTGGCCATCATCCTGGCTATCCTGGTATTCGGCGGGCTCTGGGGGTTCTGGGGCATCTTCTTCGCAATTCCTTTGGCCACGGTGGTCCAGGCCGTACTCCGTGCCTGGCCCAGGTCCATCCCCCCGCCTCCGGAATCGACCGATCCCGGCCTCCCGCGGGGAGAGTAA
- a CDS encoding ElyC/SanA/YdcF family protein, with the protein MFLLKKIIGLLCMPLSVAGLLLVAGLVLSWFGKSRKLAGVLLLLGTMMAMGFASSPVADRLLTPLELRYEPVTSAWDLADVRFVVVLGGGHRSDPRLTATMQLSDASLARLIEGIRLHRQLPESVLIFTGGAIFDAFSHAWVMAAAAGELGELEPKVLLDQPRDTAEEMLALREVIAADEPFLLVTSASHMPRSVALAKAAGLAPVPAPTDFLVKQSLERERHPGDYFPSAVALRRSERAVYEYLGLIWTEVREAPRLRRIAEGKQ; encoded by the coding sequence ATGTTCCTACTGAAAAAAATTATCGGCCTGCTCTGCATGCCCCTGAGCGTAGCCGGACTGCTGCTGGTTGCCGGGCTGGTGCTGTCGTGGTTCGGGAAGAGCCGGAAATTGGCTGGGGTATTGCTGCTCCTGGGGACAATGATGGCGATGGGCTTTGCGTCGTCCCCGGTGGCGGATCGCCTTCTGACTCCGTTGGAGCTTCGCTATGAACCCGTGACGAGTGCTTGGGACTTGGCGGACGTCAGGTTTGTCGTCGTGCTGGGCGGAGGGCATCGCTCTGATCCCCGACTGACCGCGACCATGCAACTGTCCGACGCTTCGCTGGCCCGACTCATCGAAGGAATCCGGCTGCATCGACAGCTTCCGGAGAGTGTTTTGATTTTTACGGGAGGAGCGATTTTCGATGCCTTTTCCCATGCCTGGGTCATGGCTGCAGCGGCTGGAGAGCTGGGGGAGTTGGAGCCGAAAGTGCTGTTGGACCAGCCCAGGGATACGGCGGAAGAGATGCTGGCTTTGCGGGAGGTGATCGCGGCGGACGAGCCTTTTTTATTGGTGACCTCGGCCTCGCACATGCCCAGGTCCGTGGCTTTGGCCAAGGCCGCCGGATTGGCCCCGGTTCCGGCTCCAACGGATTTTCTGGTCAAGCAATCCTTGGAGAGGGAGCGCCATCCTGGTGACTATTTCCCATCCGCCGTCGCGCTGCGTCGGAGCGAACGGGCCGTTTACGAATATCTCGGGCTGATTTGGACCGAGGTTCGGGAGGCTCCCCGGTTGCGCCGCATCGCGGAGGGAAAGCAGTAG
- a CDS encoding DEAD/DEAH box helicase, with translation MQKLDWKDARGRTLAGMVGKEWREKMARLKLLSVKQGRLQLKMELRLEPLRVLDMEGRYSEVLRAVERVVRTPSYTVYDMDVSREWIGLRNALFVRDEKEVLKLIGAAQDPWSLAQSNRIDDLVGMCLVPLNMEWLERLPDVIKFQAVGTYLSNGQAFLIDTRDVWELARRWFPAMAGKHAGPRHVLAAQYLARGETDQARELLRDDQSAAGLALFGWLLFLLGEYDEAGKVFDDALVAVKKGTRKRNVRIPGMPGVFQNLALLRRGRPEDLRLVRHQASLIEKETHKDVYRFVFFLLAKFASVLLGEQKPEQFKQSLFSSSPAGTHTLLFGCLAQLWTGEKPKPAVLGQLAELGVHAEHVGYRWYAEETRRILEATKSGKLLSVFPGSEGVVSWKTLTFLFKPKEEWELALEALKNLGSASTSGGGARGAVVGEQRLTWRLYQAGKQFGLEPREQKLKANGTWTAGRPVALKKLRHSPESYSYLTEHDRRLCLAISEDTYSTYYGYYNKTEYSLVGDQALLAAVGHPLIFLEDDPERPVEMVQAEPSLQVLDEQDGLRVRVEPPLPENGTVAIHREGRHRLRVVRFDGQHAKIATILGEKGVKAPAAAKEQVLESIAEVAPLLTVHSTISGLGQAESVPADSRPVLRLRPVGDGLLIDLFFRPVPDGPLLVRPGEGGKTLFTEVEGRQVCATRDDKTEREAVQALLEHCPPLGLDTDANWSWRLEDPESALETLLSLQEMGDAVVLEWPEGKQVRIAAESGLNRFKIGLSRKQDWFAMNGGLDLDDGTVMEMSRLLSLLENSPGRFVRLEEGDFLCLTRDLRKRLDALRAYGDGGKVHPLAAPVLDEVLDGMRVTSPKAWKDLLRRVREAAELRPEVPSTLRAELREYQVEGFQWLVRLAHWGAGACLADDMGLGKTVQALALILTRAKQGPTLVLAPTSVCINWMEEVARFAPSLRPVRFGPGERERMVEQAGPFDLIVCSYGLLQTESELLAKIRWTTLVADEAQAIKNVVAKRSRAAMTLPADFKVITTGTPIENNLGELWNLFNFINPGLLGSLERFNRNFAVPIEQNRDAEAKRRLKSLIRPFILRRLKSEVLAELPSRTEVVLSVELSPEEAAVYDALRRRALEKMAEPDDDQPGQQRIKILAEIMRLRRACCHPELVMPGAGPKSGPGSAKLQAFGEILEDLLENKHQALVFSQFVDHLHLVRDYLDQRKVRYQYLDGSTPIKKRQQAVTAFQAGEGDLFLISLKAGGFGLNLTAADYVIHLDPWWNPAVEDQASDRAHRIGQQRPVTIYRLVTKGTIEEKILDLHRHKRDLATSLLEGTDSGIKLSVEEMLDLIRGAE, from the coding sequence TTGCAAAAGCTGGATTGGAAGGATGCCCGCGGGCGAACGCTTGCCGGGATGGTGGGCAAGGAATGGCGGGAAAAAATGGCCCGGCTCAAGCTCTTGTCCGTCAAACAGGGACGCCTTCAATTGAAGATGGAACTGCGCCTGGAGCCTTTGCGGGTGCTGGATATGGAAGGGCGCTATTCCGAGGTTCTGAGGGCCGTGGAACGAGTCGTCCGGACACCGAGCTATACCGTCTACGACATGGACGTATCCAGGGAATGGATCGGGCTGCGCAACGCCTTGTTTGTCCGGGACGAAAAGGAGGTACTGAAACTGATCGGGGCCGCTCAGGATCCCTGGTCATTGGCACAGTCGAACAGGATCGACGATCTTGTCGGGATGTGCCTTGTTCCGTTGAATATGGAATGGCTGGAGCGTTTGCCGGATGTGATCAAGTTTCAGGCCGTTGGAACCTACTTGAGCAACGGCCAGGCCTTTCTGATCGACACCCGTGACGTCTGGGAGTTGGCCCGACGCTGGTTTCCGGCCATGGCCGGGAAGCACGCCGGACCGCGCCATGTTCTGGCCGCCCAGTACCTGGCCCGAGGAGAGACGGACCAGGCCCGGGAACTGCTGCGAGACGATCAAAGCGCCGCGGGCCTGGCCCTTTTCGGATGGCTTCTGTTTCTTCTTGGGGAGTATGATGAGGCAGGCAAGGTGTTCGATGACGCATTGGTCGCCGTGAAGAAGGGCACCAGGAAACGCAATGTCCGCATCCCCGGCATGCCGGGGGTGTTTCAAAACCTGGCCCTGCTGCGACGAGGACGGCCTGAGGATCTGCGGCTGGTCAGGCATCAGGCCTCGCTCATTGAGAAGGAAACGCACAAGGATGTATATCGGTTCGTTTTCTTTCTGCTGGCGAAATTCGCCTCGGTCCTGCTTGGGGAGCAGAAACCGGAGCAGTTCAAGCAGTCCCTGTTCAGTTCGTCTCCCGCGGGGACGCATACGTTGCTCTTTGGCTGTCTTGCGCAACTCTGGACCGGGGAAAAGCCGAAACCGGCGGTTCTGGGGCAGTTGGCCGAACTGGGGGTGCATGCCGAGCATGTCGGGTACCGGTGGTATGCCGAAGAGACGCGACGGATTCTGGAAGCGACCAAGAGCGGGAAGTTGCTGTCCGTCTTTCCAGGCTCGGAGGGAGTGGTTTCCTGGAAAACATTGACGTTTCTGTTCAAGCCCAAGGAAGAATGGGAGTTGGCCCTGGAAGCCCTGAAGAATCTGGGCTCCGCCTCCACGTCCGGCGGCGGGGCCAGGGGGGCGGTGGTGGGGGAACAACGTCTGACATGGCGTTTGTATCAAGCCGGAAAACAGTTCGGGCTGGAGCCGCGGGAACAGAAGCTCAAGGCCAATGGGACGTGGACCGCCGGCCGTCCTGTGGCCCTGAAGAAGCTGCGCCACTCCCCGGAGAGCTATTCCTATCTCACCGAGCATGACCGCCGTCTGTGCCTGGCCATTTCCGAGGACACCTATTCCACCTACTACGGATACTACAACAAGACCGAATACTCCCTGGTCGGTGACCAGGCCCTCCTGGCCGCGGTGGGGCATCCGCTGATTTTTCTTGAGGATGATCCGGAACGACCGGTGGAGATGGTCCAGGCCGAGCCGTCCTTGCAGGTTTTGGACGAACAAGACGGGCTGCGGGTGCGCGTCGAACCGCCGTTGCCGGAAAACGGCACGGTGGCGATTCATCGGGAAGGTCGACATCGGCTTCGGGTGGTCCGCTTTGACGGTCAACACGCCAAGATAGCCACGATTCTCGGAGAAAAAGGCGTGAAGGCGCCGGCGGCGGCCAAGGAGCAGGTTCTGGAGAGCATCGCGGAAGTCGCTCCGCTGCTCACCGTGCATTCCACCATCAGCGGTCTGGGCCAGGCTGAAAGCGTCCCGGCGGATTCCCGTCCGGTACTGCGTCTGCGCCCGGTTGGCGATGGGCTGTTGATCGACCTGTTTTTTCGGCCCGTTCCTGATGGCCCCTTGCTGGTCCGGCCCGGAGAGGGCGGCAAGACTTTGTTCACCGAAGTGGAAGGTCGTCAGGTCTGCGCTACCAGGGACGACAAGACCGAGCGGGAGGCGGTGCAGGCCCTGCTGGAGCACTGCCCACCCCTGGGTCTGGACACGGACGCGAACTGGTCCTGGCGGCTGGAAGATCCGGAAAGCGCCCTGGAAACTCTGCTCAGCCTTCAGGAGATGGGGGACGCCGTCGTCCTGGAGTGGCCGGAGGGAAAACAGGTGCGTATCGCCGCTGAGAGCGGCTTGAATCGGTTCAAGATCGGGCTGTCCCGAAAGCAGGACTGGTTCGCCATGAATGGCGGGCTGGATCTGGACGACGGTACGGTGATGGAAATGTCCCGGCTGTTGTCCCTGCTGGAGAACAGCCCGGGCCGTTTCGTCCGCCTGGAGGAGGGAGATTTTTTGTGCCTGACCCGTGACTTGCGCAAGCGCCTGGACGCTCTGCGCGCCTACGGCGACGGCGGCAAGGTGCATCCCCTGGCCGCGCCGGTTTTGGATGAAGTGCTGGACGGAATGCGGGTCACCTCGCCGAAAGCATGGAAGGATTTGCTGCGTCGTGTCCGGGAGGCCGCGGAACTGCGGCCAGAGGTTCCGTCAACTCTGCGGGCTGAACTGCGTGAATATCAGGTGGAAGGATTTCAGTGGCTGGTCCGTCTGGCTCATTGGGGGGCCGGGGCCTGTCTGGCCGACGACATGGGGCTGGGCAAGACCGTCCAGGCCCTGGCCTTGATTTTGACCCGGGCCAAGCAAGGGCCGACGCTGGTCTTGGCTCCGACTTCTGTCTGCATCAACTGGATGGAGGAGGTGGCCCGGTTCGCCCCGAGCCTGCGGCCGGTGCGGTTCGGGCCCGGCGAACGGGAACGGATGGTGGAGCAGGCCGGGCCTTTTGATCTGATCGTTTGCAGCTACGGCCTGCTGCAAACGGAATCCGAACTGCTGGCCAAGATCCGATGGACCACGCTCGTCGCGGACGAGGCCCAGGCCATCAAGAACGTGGTCGCCAAGCGTTCCCGAGCGGCCATGACTTTACCGGCGGACTTCAAGGTGATCACCACGGGCACGCCTATTGAAAACAACCTGGGCGAACTCTGGAACCTGTTCAATTTCATCAACCCCGGCCTGCTGGGCTCCCTGGAACGCTTTAACCGGAACTTCGCCGTACCCATTGAGCAGAACCGGGACGCCGAAGCCAAACGGCGACTCAAGAGCCTGATTCGTCCGTTCATTCTCCGCCGCCTGAAAAGCGAAGTCCTGGCCGAGCTGCCCTCTCGGACCGAAGTGGTGCTTTCCGTGGAACTCAGCCCGGAGGAGGCGGCCGTCTATGACGCCCTGCGGCGCAGAGCCCTGGAAAAGATGGCCGAGCCCGATGACGATCAACCCGGACAACAACGGATCAAAATCCTGGCTGAGATCATGCGCTTGCGCCGGGCCTGCTGCCATCCGGAACTGGTCATGCCCGGCGCCGGGCCAAAGTCCGGGCCGGGCAGCGCCAAGCTGCAGGCGTTCGGCGAAATCCTGGAGGATTTGCTGGAAAACAAGCATCAGGCCCTGGTCTTCAGCCAGTTCGTGGACCATCTGCACCTGGTGCGCGACTACCTGGATCAGCGCAAGGTCCGCTACCAGTACCTGGACGGCTCCACGCCCATCAAGAAGCGTCAGCAGGCGGTGACCGCGTTTCAGGCCGGAGAAGGCGATCTGTTCTTGATCAGCCTCAAGGCCGGAGGTTTCGGCCTGAACCTGACAGCCGCGGACTACGTGATCCACCTGGACCCCTGGTGGAACCCGGCCGTGGAGGACCAGGCCTCGGACCGCGCCCACCGCATCGGTCAGCAGCGCCCGGTGACCATCTACCGTCTGGTGACCAAAGGAACCATTGAAGAGAAAATCCTCGACCTGCACCGCCACAAACGCGATCTGGCCACAAGTCTGCTGGAGGGTACGGACAGCGGAATCAAACTGTCCGTGGAGGAGATGCTGGATCTGATCCGGGGGGCGGAGTGA
- a CDS encoding response regulator — translation MGFTIPDKISLRWLLIPPTMLLILGTSVIVAWLALLDGRTAVNTVARQLRGEILQRVEGQLREYLQVPHQVNAVNAQALEAGILRLDEPRSVQRYFYSVLKAHPSLAYSFIGTPDGDFYGARRLRDGTLQIVRAGAVTGGDSHNFATNTQGDALELQQVYPSFDPRTRPWYQAGVAATGPVWTPIYRHFVIHDLALTASRPHYDASGELLGVFAVDYVLDQIHDFLGGITVSEHGLVFVMERSGNLVAVSTEPSSTLIREVDGAFTLVRAEQFHEPTVRGAVHRLAALPGGIDNLDAEQFLTFSLDGQPYYLQAAPFQGGSGLDWVMAVVAPEADFMGLVHANTGQTLVIIIAALGLAAILGVALASRILAPIEAISKDADKLAAGEWRIPPYASRITELNRLSQAFHGMGRQLQTLFTKLNEQNKLISKQNRSLEDQVSKRTADLRDAHNRLRAFFENIPGNINIIDKDFRIIGLSRGMMESFGISDQQAVRGRLCHEVLYKRENVCDHCILTVSIAEKRPLTRFTTPEEEASLGKSYKIYAAPIFDEENNVIGGMEYQADISDLRTLERELVAAKEAAESANRAKSEFLANMSHEIRTPMNGVIGMTGLLLDTGLDLEQRHLAETIQSSADTLLTLINDILDFSKIEAGKLTMESLDFNLRHLLDDFAAAMAGQAHGKGLELICHMEPEVPELLNGDPGRLRQVLTNLVGNAVKFTEAGEVVVLAECLEETEDEVLVRFSIRDTGIGISADAIPNLFTKFSQIDASTTRRFGGTGLGLAISRQLAEMMAGEIGIKSTLGQGSEFWFTARFRRQRPGQDGPRLEETPLSDAHVLIVDDNATNREILTKQLSSWKVRSIAVPNGASALTVLDSAATSNDPFTMAILDMQMPNMDGTQLATIIKADSRFKNLPLVMLTSVGRPGDARLFTERGFAAYLNKPVRQGELYETLVTVLNTPDAGKGPIITRHSARERFRNQVSPPRLMGHVLVAEDNPVNQRVTLGILGKMGLKARIVNNGVEALEALRHTAFDAVLMDVMMPEMDGLEATRRIRSQESEYRSQEPEDRSRTSDGDRVSVEHRTSELLASGFIPQPSRRTPIIAMTARAMPEDREKCLQAGMDDYVPKPVAPLELGRVLAKWLPEAQPEENGREHDDMDRTTPSLTDDRQAQSVIVPPAEVDKTEPPLFIREELLQRCMGDSELAEDVLRTLLESAPKRVATLQESLERNDIQATTLEAHSLKGMAMNSACPALADVAARMEQAGRQGDLKQIQGQFTDLEHQVDLLLDLLGAEKRSSHFHA, via the coding sequence ATGGGCTTCACCATCCCGGACAAAATTTCCTTACGCTGGCTGCTGATTCCGCCCACGATGCTCTTGATCCTGGGCACGTCCGTCATCGTGGCCTGGCTTGCGCTCCTGGACGGACGCACCGCCGTGAACACGGTGGCCCGGCAGCTGCGCGGCGAAATCCTGCAACGGGTCGAAGGCCAACTCCGGGAGTATCTGCAGGTTCCCCACCAGGTGAATGCGGTCAACGCCCAGGCCCTGGAGGCCGGAATTCTTCGCCTGGACGAACCTCGCAGCGTGCAGCGATATTTCTATTCCGTGCTCAAGGCTCACCCTTCCCTCGCCTACTCCTTCATCGGCACGCCGGACGGCGATTTTTACGGGGCCAGGCGATTGCGCGACGGTACGCTCCAGATCGTTCGCGCCGGGGCGGTCACCGGCGGAGATTCGCACAACTTCGCGACCAACACCCAGGGCGACGCCCTGGAGCTGCAGCAGGTCTATCCCAGCTTCGATCCCCGGACCCGTCCCTGGTATCAGGCCGGAGTCGCCGCGACGGGCCCGGTTTGGACGCCCATTTATCGCCACTTCGTGATCCACGACCTGGCTCTGACGGCTTCCCGGCCTCATTACGACGCATCCGGAGAACTTCTGGGCGTCTTTGCCGTGGACTACGTGCTGGATCAGATTCATGATTTCCTGGGAGGCATTACGGTCAGCGAGCACGGCCTCGTGTTCGTGATGGAACGTTCCGGCAACCTGGTGGCCGTATCCACGGAACCCTCCAGCACCCTGATCCGCGAAGTCGACGGCGCCTTTACCCTGGTCCGGGCGGAGCAATTCCATGAACCGACGGTTCGCGGGGCGGTCCACCGCCTGGCCGCCCTGCCGGGAGGCATCGACAACCTTGACGCCGAACAGTTCCTGACCTTTTCCCTGGACGGACAACCTTACTACCTGCAAGCCGCTCCGTTCCAGGGTGGCTCCGGGCTGGACTGGGTCATGGCGGTGGTGGCTCCGGAAGCGGACTTCATGGGCCTGGTCCATGCCAATACCGGCCAAACCCTGGTGATCATCATCGCGGCCTTGGGGTTGGCCGCGATTTTGGGCGTGGCGCTGGCCTCGCGCATCCTCGCGCCCATTGAAGCGATCAGCAAGGATGCGGACAAGCTGGCCGCCGGAGAATGGCGCATACCGCCCTACGCATCGCGCATCACGGAGCTGAACCGCCTGAGCCAGGCTTTTCACGGCATGGGCCGTCAGCTCCAAACGCTCTTCACCAAACTGAACGAGCAAAACAAGCTCATCTCGAAGCAGAATCGAAGCCTGGAAGACCAAGTCTCCAAGCGGACGGCTGATCTGCGGGACGCGCACAACCGCCTGCGGGCCTTTTTCGAGAACATCCCCGGCAACATCAACATCATCGACAAGGATTTCCGAATCATCGGCCTGAGTCGCGGCATGATGGAGTCTTTCGGCATTTCCGACCAGCAGGCCGTCCGCGGCCGTCTTTGCCACGAAGTCCTGTATAAGAGGGAAAACGTCTGCGACCATTGCATTCTCACGGTCAGCATCGCTGAAAAAAGGCCCTTGACCCGCTTCACCACCCCCGAGGAAGAAGCCTCCCTCGGCAAGTCCTATAAAATCTACGCCGCCCCGATTTTCGACGAAGAAAACAACGTGATCGGGGGGATGGAATACCAGGCGGACATCAGTGATCTGCGCACCCTGGAACGGGAACTGGTCGCGGCCAAAGAAGCGGCGGAATCGGCCAACAGGGCCAAGAGCGAATTCCTGGCCAACATGAGTCATGAAATCCGCACGCCCATGAACGGCGTCATCGGCATGACCGGACTATTGCTGGACACCGGCCTTGACCTGGAGCAACGACACCTGGCCGAGACCATTCAGAGCAGCGCGGACACTCTGTTGACCTTGATCAACGACATCCTGGACTTTTCCAAGATCGAGGCCGGCAAGCTGACCATGGAGAGCCTGGACTTCAACCTCCGGCATCTCCTGGACGACTTCGCGGCCGCCATGGCCGGCCAAGCCCACGGCAAGGGACTGGAATTGATCTGTCACATGGAGCCCGAGGTTCCTGAACTGCTCAACGGCGACCCGGGCAGGCTGCGCCAGGTTTTGACCAATCTTGTCGGCAACGCCGTCAAATTCACGGAAGCGGGCGAAGTGGTCGTTCTGGCCGAATGCCTTGAGGAGACCGAAGACGAGGTCTTGGTCCGCTTTTCCATTCGGGACACGGGCATCGGCATCTCCGCCGACGCCATTCCGAACCTGTTCACCAAGTTCTCTCAAATCGACGCCTCCACCACCCGCAGGTTCGGCGGCACCGGCCTGGGGCTGGCCATCTCCAGGCAACTGGCCGAAATGATGGCTGGAGAAATCGGGATTAAAAGCACGCTGGGACAAGGGTCGGAATTCTGGTTCACGGCCAGATTCCGCCGACAACGGCCTGGACAAGACGGACCACGATTAGAGGAGACGCCCTTGTCCGACGCGCATGTCCTTATTGTGGACGACAACGCCACCAATCGGGAGATCCTGACCAAGCAGCTCTCATCCTGGAAGGTACGCTCCATCGCCGTGCCGAACGGAGCCTCCGCCTTGACGGTCCTGGACAGCGCCGCAACCTCCAACGATCCTTTCACCATGGCGATTTTGGACATGCAAATGCCGAACATGGACGGAACCCAACTCGCCACGATCATCAAGGCCGATTCGCGATTCAAAAATCTGCCCCTGGTCATGCTCACTTCCGTGGGCCGCCCGGGTGATGCCCGGCTGTTCACTGAACGGGGATTCGCCGCGTACCTGAACAAACCCGTCCGCCAAGGGGAATTGTACGAAACCCTGGTCACGGTGCTCAACACCCCGGACGCGGGGAAAGGACCGATCATTACCCGCCATTCCGCACGCGAACGGTTTCGGAATCAGGTTTCGCCGCCCCGCCTGATGGGACATGTCTTGGTGGCCGAGGACAACCCGGTCAATCAGCGGGTCACCCTGGGCATTCTTGGTAAAATGGGTTTGAAGGCGCGGATAGTGAACAACGGCGTCGAAGCCCTGGAAGCTCTCCGTCACACGGCCTTTGACGCGGTGCTCATGGATGTGATGATGCCGGAAATGGACGGACTGGAGGCGACGAGAAGGATTAGAAGTCAGGAGTCAGAATACAGGAGTCAGGAGCCGGAAGACAGAAGTCGGACGTCGGACGGAGATCGGGTTTCCGTCGAACATCGGACTTCCGAGCTTCTGGCTTCAGGCTTCATCCCTCAGCCTTCTCGGCGTACGCCGATCATCGCCATGACCGCCAGGGCCATGCCCGAGGATCGCGAAAAGTGCCTGCAAGCGGGAATGGACGACTACGTACCCAAACCCGTAGCGCCGTTGGAACTGGGCAGGGTTTTGGCCAAATGGCTGCCCGAGGCCCAGCCGGAAGAAAATGGTCGCGAACACGACGACATGGATCGAACCACACCGTCTCTAACTGATGACCGCCAGGCTCAATCCGTCATCGTGCCGCCGGCCGAGGTCGACAAAACCGAGCCCCCGCTATTTATCAGGGAGGAATTGCTCCAAAGGTGCATGGGCGATTCCGAGTTGGCGGAGGATGTCTTGCGCACCCTCCTGGAAAGCGCTCCCAAGCGGGTCGCGACGCTCCAAGAGTCACTCGAACGAAACGATATCCAGGCCACGACCCTGGAGGCCCACTCCCTGAAAGGCATGGCCATGAACTCCGCATGTCCGGCTCTGGCCGACGTCGCCGCACGGATGGAACAGGCCGGCCGCCAAGGCGACCTGAAGCAAATTCAGGGTCAGTTTACGGATTTGGAACATCAGGTCGATCTTCTGCTGGATCTGCTGGGCGCGGAAAAAAGAAGTTCACATTTCCACGCATGA